One Coffea eugenioides isolate CCC68of chromosome 2, Ceug_1.0, whole genome shotgun sequence genomic window, TTCTGCAATCTAATTGGGGTATTGATATTAATTATAGTCACCGAAGGTTTACAAGTACTTTTTGTGGTATGATCCACCAATGCTGGAGATGACAAAAAATACAATGGCAAAACTTTTGAAGGAACTAAGGAAAGCTGAACAAGAGAACCAGTTCATGAAGATTGAACTTGCAAGGttaaaagaagagaagaagattATGAAAGGTGAAATTCGAAAACTAAGAGATAAGAGCAAGTTGCCAGTTTTTGTTGTTCGTTGTGGTTGCTTGTTAATTGCTGTGCTTGTTGGCAACGAGAAAAGAGGACATGGTAAAAAAGACTTGGGACTCCAAATGTTAGTTTAGATGAATTAGAGAAACCTATGTAGTTACATTTAGCCTTTTGTTCATGAAATTGCAAGGTGGCTATGATTGGCCTTAATTTTGTCGGATTGTAAAGCTGTGCTCATTAAATGCAAGTGGTCACTACTCCTCTTCTCTCTATATATAGTACATTGCCTGTGCAGTTGGgtcattcttcttcttccccaGTTCCAGTCATCTGTTTAAGCTATACGGACCAATAAAGGAGCTTCTATCTGAAACCAACCCACCTTTATACAGAAAGTTAGTAACATGGAATACACTACTGCATACAGGAAAGTTAGGCACCGGACTTCAACTCTGGTTGTAATCTGAAACAGAAAGTCtaatttggatttgaaatctGAAACAGTGATTCTGTAGCTGCTAATTTAGAGCCTTGGCAGGATGAAAACATAACATGCTCAGATGATAAAACCAGGCCTTCAAAAGGCTTTAAATCTCAGTCTTGATCGAAAGAAAGGCtaatttggatttgaaatctGAAACAGTGATTTTGTAGCTGCTAATTAAGAGCCTTAGCAGGATGAAAACATAACCTGCTCAGATGATAAAACCAAGCCTTCAAAAGGCTTTAAATCTCAGTCTTGATCGATGGTTAAGTGAAAATTTAAATCTTTAAACACCTCTGTGGCAGTCAAACGCATGATGATGATAGAACACAGAAGCATAGACTTCAAGAACAATCAACAAAAGATATTAGGAAAGCTTTCATATAACCAGTGAATTCCAGTTGTCCAAAAGAGATCAATGCCAACAGCACAAGTTGAAAGTCATGTCTAGACTACGAGATACATGCCAAGGTAATATAGGCAGGCTTTTACAAAACAATCACATAGTTCATTCCCTATTCTTTCCCCCACAAGATCAGTACGCTATAATTACAATTGTAAGATCTATATTAGAGAGACTTCATTCCCTAAACATATGCAACAAAaaatttggcagtcaggggtgtTGACATGCTCTTCTTCATCTCTCTAGTATCGTTATGTCagcttcatcatcatcttcatctaaCAACCTATGTGCCTGCATAAATCACTTACATGCATTGGGGAATAGACTAGATAATGAATTCATAATTGGTTAACAATTATACAAGCAAACTGACCATTTGTTTTCTCCTGGTCTCTTTCCCTTTTGAAGAAGGAAATGGACCATAAACTGACATAGCAGCCTGTCTTCTTATCCAAGATCGAGCCTGAAAGGTATCACATGTTTGCCTATTATGTCCAGTTTTCTTGCAAACTGAACACTTCATGACCTTTTCAGGCAAATCAGCAGAATTTGCTTGGGGAGCCGAAAGCTGAAAGTCTATCATCTCAGCATCTTCCGAACCAGCTTTTGTAATTCCACCTGGGACTAGGAAAGCTTACAATTAATTGAGCAAAAGAACAGCAGAAATTAAATTAACTGAAGTcagaaaaaattagaaaaatatatAATCACACAAACCATTATTTAATGAAGATACAATAGCAGGTTTTGGGAGGTCTCTTCCACTTTCCTCATCATTGAAAGCCTGATATACATctattaaacaaaaaataacaatCATTCTGTTAGTTTCAtattaatcataaaaaaaaataattgagcaAGCAATCTTAACTACCAACAGTGGCAGTTGAGTCATGGTTTTCATTCGCATTACTCTCATTTGTCTTGCTTAGTTGTGGATAAATCCTCTTGTTATGGCTTTTCTCCTTACAAAAGCTGCATTTATTGGAGTTAGACGATGGTGGCCTACTAGAGCAAGAACCGAGGAGCTCATTCGCTGGAATGATCAATGGGCATTTTCTAACAGTATGACATTCTTCATAGCAGTTTGAACACTTCATTTTCACAAGTCCTCTTCTAGGCAATTTTGTTATACTTACAGAATTGGGCATTTGTTCATCAGGCTATCCTCTCCGTGCTTTTCGTGGCCTACTAGGAGTTTTAACTTCTTTGGAGGTAGCACCGGCTCTTTTTTGACTGGACCCAAGCATTCGGACCACTCATTGGAGCTATGGCTGGTTCATATGCTTTCAAATAATTGTCTCTTGAGTAATATTGATGAACCATCGATTCAAGAGTTGTACCAGTCAAGGAAATACAACATATGGCATGGCAACAAGGCCAGCTAGTCAGGTCCCATCTTCGGTACGTGCACGTTTGGTTTTTGAGATCAACCACATACTTTCTGCCAAATGCATGTGTCACTTCAAACTGGTCCTCCTTGGACCATCGTGCAATGTTTGAAGTAGCTTCTGTTTCTGCCttctcaagttttttttttgaattttgggaCATATCTTGTCATTCCTCTTCTTCATCCACTCTCTCTTGGTTCTAAGTCTTTCCATTAGATAAATTCTGAGTGTCTCAAGCATTCCCAAAATTGGTTGTTCCCTAGCATCCATAATGACTGAATTAAAACTCGCATAAATTGTTGGGCAGAATATCGCACTTTGGTGTGGTCCGAAAGTGGGATCTTGACCAATGATAAGGTAATGTGTTTTCAATTAGCCATTTCCATGCTTTTTCATCATATTCCTTCGAGCTCTCCACCTGATTTTCAAACATTGTCATGTAGGATGACTGAGCATAAGTCCAAAATCTCTTCTTCAATGCTTCGCCCGGGTGCAACTTCTTGAAGTTGTTGTAGAGGTGCCTGACACAGTATCTATACTCAATTTCTGGAAGCACCTCATGAATTGCAGTCGCTAAACCCTGTTATAAAAGCATTAcatattaaattaaatattaaattttagtaaaaatgaaaattaattaattcagCAAAAATTAACCTTTTGTCTATCACTAATAAGTGTCCATTTTCTTTGGTTATAAATATCCAAGTCGTACTTTAAAAATTCGATGAACCATTTCCAATCCTTCTTGTTTTCAGCCTTTACCACTGCATAAGCAATGGGATACAGGCAATCATTCGGATCAATCCCAACAATTGTCAATAGCACTCCGGGATGTGGACCTCGTAAATGGCAGCCATCCACTGCAATGATGGGCCTACATGCAGACTTAAATCCTTTTTTTAGTGCCCCAAGGCAGACATACAGCCTTTGGAATCTCTCTCCCAATGTTTTCATCTAACTCTGTCTCTATGTACACAGTAGAACTCGGATTACATTTTAGCAGCTCGTCACAGTAATCTCAAAGCCTTTTAAATTGTTCTTTATAGCTCCCATAGATTATGATCTTTGCTTTCATGAATGTCTTGTAGACCTGTGCTACAGTGATGTTAACATTAAGTTCCGAATGCATCTTCTCTCTAAATTTCTCAACAGTCATTCTCTTATTCAATCTTAAAATGTCTGTATACTTTCTAACCAGAAAACCTAAAGTAGCTCTCTTGTGGTAGAATGTCCGGCCACAAGTGTGCTCATGTCCCATAGTTTTCATCACAAGAGAGTCATCACCGGCCTCAACTTTAGAGGCAAACAGCATCCATTGATAATTTTCTGCCTTGCATTTAACTCTCATCCGTGTAGCATCTTATTTTACCCATTGACTATCCTTGCCCCACTTGATTGTGTAGTTGTCCACAGCTAACTTGAACAATTGTTTATTATAAAAAACCTATCCAACATGAAATTTAGGATCTTCCATATCAACTTCAGGCCTAAATCTCACAAGACTCAGGTTCTTagccttcttcttctttttattgtCTTCATCCAAGGAGGACTGATAACTTTTCAACTCATCTGAGGCAAGTGAATCAGATTCCTCATGGACTGATCTCCTTCATCTAAGTGCAAGTCCTTAAAATAATTATCTTTAGCttcatcttttttcttcttaGTTGCGGGTAATGACATTTTCTGTTTGTTACACTCCTTGCCCCTGCTTTTTCCTTCACCATCAGGTTGTATCTTTCCAATTCGACCACCTAACTCTTGCTTAGGTGTAACAACGCAACTCTGGAATATCACATCTTCATCAACATGTCTAAAATCATAATCGCTGTCATGGAAGCTTTCAGCTGTGGATGAATCCAAATggacatcatcatcatcatcatcatcatcatcatttcCTCCATGTTCAGCTGGCtctgttttttcattttttgacttcaCATGCTCCATCATTTGCTTCACATGAAACGGTATTTCTTCGAAGTCAACTAGATTAATATCATCAAAGGTTATATCCACATATAAATTATCATCTTCTAGTTGAATCTCCTCAACTGTTACTGCACCTAAATCAGTGTTGCTATTAACATCTCTTATATGGAATTCATAGATATCATACACATCaactttttcatattttttatcaATACAAGCCACGTCTATTGCATCATCATCACTATCTATTTGCCGAAGTTTCAGCATATTTTTTTCATAGGGAATTCTATACATCATCTTTGAATCCTCCGGACAGCCCACAACTGTGCAAAAGTCATGCAGAATTGGCTTACTAACTCTCTCTGGAATAACTCTT contains:
- the LOC113759398 gene encoding uncharacterized protein LOC113759398, which encodes MEARIEQETSRAQAMDNGDSDNDGNDQVKSSTRSIVGCPEDSKMMYRIPYEKNMLKLRQIDSDDDAIDVACIDKKYEKVDVYDIYEFHIRDVNSNTDLGAVTVEEIQLEDDNLYVDITFDDINLVDFEEIPFHVKQMMEHVKSKNEKTEPAEHGGNDDDDDDDDDVHLDSSTAESFHDSDYDFRHVDEDVIFQSCVVTPKQELGGRIGKIQPDGEGKSRGKECNKQKMSLPATKKKKDEAKDNYFKDLHLDEGDQSMRNLIHLPQMS